In Penaeus vannamei isolate JL-2024 chromosome 4, ASM4276789v1, whole genome shotgun sequence, a single window of DNA contains:
- the eIF3m gene encoding eukaryotic translation initiation factor 3 subunit M yields the protein MSVYTFLEIDVNAQVEELRAYLKEVGAEISVERSPKGLEDDLHKIIGVCDTCFSSEATEVEVEALLNSIVSVLIVVPVGEKTESLILAFCEKLAKAPSNRLGSVCLRVLNLLFHALPENLGVRYHVYYTMVQVSGQIGQITAVFQSCEKMRTTLNTAQPPPSTEQMQQLLRLLHQTLIANKHSEEASKVMIELLGTYTTENASQAREDAHRCIIASLADPTTYIMDHLLTLKPVKFLEGELIHDLLTIFVSEKLPGYIHFYNNHKEFISSIGLDHDANVRKMRLLTFIQMAENQTEMTFDTLMQELQLNVNDVEGFIIEALKTKLVSARMDQNQRKVFVTSRVHRTFGRNQWQALHDTLTGWKLQLGMVKESMQAIVSAPIVPAK from the exons ATGAGTGTTTACACATTTTTAGAAATAGATGTCAATGCACAG GTGGAGGAGCTCCGCGCCTACCTCAAGGAGGTGGGTGCCGAGATCTCCGTGGAGCGTTCCCCCAAGGGTCTAGAGGATGACCTCCACAAGATCATTGGGGTGTGCGACACTTGCTTCTCTTCCGAGGCCACAGAGGTCGAGGTGGAGGCACTTCTCAACTCCATAGTGTCTGTGCTTATTGTG GTGCCAGttggagagaagacagaaagccTCATCCTTGCTTTCTGCGAGAAGTTGGCCAAAGCTCCCTCCAACAGATTAGGCAGCGTCTGTCTCCGTGT ATTAAATCTCCTGTTCCACGCCCTCCCTGAGAACCTTGGCGTTCGGTACCATGTCTACTACACAATGGTGCAAGTCTCGGGCCAGATTGGGCAGATCACAGCCGTATTCCAGTCTTGTGAGAAGATGCGCACCACATTGAACACTGCTCAGCCCCCGCCCTCTACTGAACAGATGCAACAGCTTCTTCGCTTGCTGCATCAGACACTTATTGCAAACAAGCACAG TGAAGAAGCCAGCAAAGTGATGATTGAGCTACTGGGAACCTACACAACTGAGAATGCCTCACAGGCTCGTGAAGACGCCCACCGCTGTATCATTGCCTCCTTGGCTGACCCAACCACATACATCATGGACCATCTCCTCACTCTCAAG CCTGTAAAATTCTTGGAAGGAGAACTTATCCATGACCTTTTGACGATCTTTGTGTCGGAGAAGCTGCCCGGCTACATTCACTTCTACAATAATCACAAGGAGTTCATCTCCTCCATTG GCCTGGACCACGATGCCAATGTCCGCAAAATGAGGCTGTTGACCTTCATCCAGATGGCAGAAAACCAGACGGAAATGACCTTCGACACCCTCATGCAAGAACTCCAGCTTAATGTCAATGACGTTGAAGGATTCATCATCGAAG CTTTGAAGACCAAGCTCGTGAGTGCCCGCATGGATCAGAATCAGCGCAAGGTCTTCGTAACCTCAAGGGTCCACCGCACCTTCGGTAGGAACCAGTGGCAGGCACTGCATGACACACTCACTGGCTGGAAGTTGCAGCTCGGCATGGTCAAGGAATCTATGCAGGCTATTGTCTCGGCGCCGATTGTTCCTGCCAAGTAA
- the unc-45 gene encoding protein unc-45 homolog B: MPEGDKPNPLELKEQGNQAYRDGDYDKAIAKYTEALSLSDSKDQPVFYKNRAAVYLKIDDFENVIKDCTKCLELSPKDPKALFRRAQAYEAEELYEKAYADARALQVVDPKNKEVQTMLERLHKIIQDKIEETTKTTGKVNQLFEILFDPSQETEKRVTSANNLVALARERAGCDLLIKQGILARVVQMLKSEKNAEIKLACTRAFSEFCKDLDRAKMILTEVGIPWFLDLMNSKDEEQVNATQYVFQTLLNTLAGMNIKKGKKADNALLGENKKEIDSLMVVMMTTITKSTITGRCRDAIIELVLKNVEYDRLNWGDKLIRMGGVEKLLDVASELKEFNYESSIEITENTQMTTAICLSKVYDTQYCDKDRQNFIDIVDEYIRLRLLTPDVESKVRIAVILTTLLLGPLDVGNRFIAREGILEMLLVMANTEEVMQQKVACEALIAAASKKDKCRTIISQGTDILKKLYNSKNDSIRVRALVGLCKLGSMGGTDASMKPFAEGASLKLAEACRRFLVNPSRDKDMRRWACEGLSYLTLDADVKEKFITDTNAIRSMIELAKTGDLNCLYGVVATFVNLCNAYDEQEVIPEMVELAKFAKHHIPEKHDLDDEDFIDKRVRILVEEGAASALVALSKTDSENSRELISRLFNAFCKDQENRGLVVQQGGTKALLDLAASGTKKGKTCAAQALSRIAISINPEVAFPGQRAYEVVRPLLKLLDIECSGLENFEALMGLTNIAGMSESARKRIIKEKGLPLIEHYMFEFHEMIRRAAVQCMTNLCASPDVVKILEGKNDKFKYLFLCTSDEDVEIIKAASGALCMVMSVSPICLKKVFDAKDWEEILEFLLSHKDPEIQYRGTIIVNLLISYDKYIAEKIIDTHCKTALEAIAKIDNPEFVLPKAREYAIDSLKMCSHEWKLIKDPLAPED; this comes from the exons ATGCCAGAAGGAGACAAGCCAAATCCTTTAGAACTGAAGGAGCAAGGTAACCAAGCCTACAGAGATGGAGATTACGACAAGGCAATCGCGAAATACACAGAG GCTTTGTCCCTCAGTGACTCAAAGGACCAACCTGTATTTTACAAAAACAGAGCAGCAGTATACTTGAAGATTGATGACTTTGAAAATGTCATTAAAGACTGCACaaaat GCCTGGAATTATCCCCCAAAGACCCCAAGGCCTTGTTCCGCCGAGCACAGGCCTACGAAGCAGAAGAATTGTACGAGAAGGCTTATGCGGACGCCAGAGCACTCCAAGTTGTTGACCCCAAGAACAAAGAAGTCCAGACGATGCTCGAGAGGTTGCACAAGATTATCCAAGACAAA ATTGAAGAAACCACAAAGACAACGGGCAAGGTGAACCAGCTCTTTGAAATTCTTTTTGACCCGTcacaagaaacagagaagagggtGACCAGCGCAAATAACCTCGTGgctttggcgagagagagagcag gTTGTGACTTGTTGATAAAGCAAGGCATTTTGGCCCGTGTGGTGCAGATGTTGAAGTCGGAAAAGAATGCAGAAATTAAGCTGGCTTGTACTCGAGCTTTTTCGGAATTCTGCAAAGATCTTGATAGG GCTAAGATGATACTGACGGAGGTAGGCATCCCATGGTTTTTAGACCTCATGAACAGCAAGGATGAGGAACAGGTGAACGCCACACAGTACGTGTTCCAGACGTTACTGAACACCCTTGCTGGCATGAACatcaagaagggaaagaaagccgATAATGCTCTGCTTGGAG AAAACAAGAAGGAGATTGACAgcttgatggtggtaatgatgacaacTATCACCAAGAGTACAATAACCGGCCGTTGTCGAGATGCCATCATTGAGCTTGTGCTGAAGAACGTTGAATATGACCGCCTTAACTGGGGCGACAAGCTGATAAGGATGGGAG gcgTTGAGAAGCTGTTGGATGTAGCATCTGAGCTGAAGGAATTCAACTATGAAAGTAGTATTGAGATCACTGAAAACACACAGATGACCACAGCCATCTGTCTGTCAAAGGTTTATGATACACAGTACTGCGACAAGGATCGGCAAAACTTCATTGACATTGTTGATGAGTACATCAG ACTGCGCCTTCTGACTCCTGATGTAGAGTCGAAAGTACGCATTGCTGTCATTCTTACAACACTGCTCCTGGGCCCCCTGGATGTTGGCAACAGGTTCATTGCACGTGAGGGAATTTTGGAAATGCTGCTTGTCATGGCCAACACTGAAGAAGTCATGCAACAGAAG GTTGCTTGTGAGGCCCTGATTGCTGCCGCCTCCAAGAAGGACAAGTGCAGGACCATCATCTCCCAGGGCACAGATATCCTGAAGAAGCTTTACAACAGCAAGAACGACTCCATCCGAGTTCGTGCTTTGGTCGGTCTGTGTAAGCTTGGCTCCATGGGAGGTACGGATGCCTCTATGAAACCATTTGCTGAGGGCGCTTCCTTGAAGCTTGCAGAAGCTTGCAGAAG atTTCTTGTCAACCCTTCAAGAGACAAGGACATGCGCCGTTGGGCTTGTGAAGGTCTTTCTTACCTGACGCTAGATGCTGATGTTAAGGAGAAATTTATCACTGATACCAATGCCATTCGATCCATGATTGAATTGGCCAAG ACTGGAGACCTAAATTGCTTGTATGGTGTCGTAGCAACATTTGTGAATCTCTGCAATGCCTATGATGAACAGGAAGTGATTCCTGAGATGGTTGAGCTTGCCAAGTTTGCCAAGCATCACATTCCTGAGAAACATGACCTTGATGACGAAGATTTTATTGACAAGCGTGTGAGGATTCTGGTCGAGGAGGGAGCTGCATCTGCTCTTGTTGCGCTGAGCAAGACTGACAGTGAGAATTCCAGGGAACTGATCTCTAG ATTGTTCAATGCGTTCTGTAAGGATCAGGAAAATCGTGGCTTGGTAGTACAGCAGGGAGGTACGAAGGCCTTGCTGGATCTGGCTGCCAGCGGTACAAAGAAGGGCAAAACTTGCGCTGCTCAAGCACTCAGCCGAATTGCCATTTCAATCAACCCTGAAGTAGCCTTCCCTGGCCAGAGA GCATATGAAGTGGTTCGCCCCTTGCTGAAACTGCTTGACATTGAATGCTCTGGTCTGGAAAATTTCGAGGCTCTTATGGGACTCACAAACATCGCTGGTATGTCCGAGTCGGCCAGAAAGCGAATCATCAAAGAGAAGGGATTGCCGCTTATTGAGCATTATATGTTTGAGTTCCATGAAATGATTCGCAGAGCAGCTGTTCag TGCATGACAAATCTCTGCGCATCGCCGGACGTAGTCAAGATTCTGGAAGGCAAAAACGACAAATTTAAGTACCTGTTCCTCTGCACCTCGGATGAAGATGTGGAGATCATCAAGGCTGCCAGTGGAGCTCTTTGCATGGTCATGTCGGTGTCTCCAATCTGCTTGAAGAAGGTGTTTGAT GCCAAAGATTGGGAAGAGATTCTGGAATTCCTCCTTTCGCACAAAGACCCAGAAATCCAGTATCGCGGCACCATCATAGTCAACCTCCTGATATCCTATGACAAGTACATTGCAGAGAAAATCATCGATACTCACTGTAAG ACTGCGTTAGAGGCCATTGCCAAGATCGATAACCCGGAATTCGTCCTCCCCAAGGCGAGAGAATACGCCATCGACTCGCTAAAGATGTGTTCTCACGAGTGGAAATTAATTAAGGATCCTTTAGCACCTGAAGACTAA